A single region of the Montipora capricornis isolate CH-2021 chromosome 13, ASM3666992v2, whole genome shotgun sequence genome encodes:
- the LOC138030555 gene encoding uncharacterized protein — MVAPSVFAEQIKYYDYTSLYPWTNKTQKYLVGHPEMIYAPSREKPISDYFGLAKCTVLLPYGLFHPVLPYRTHNKLTSPLCRTCVEENSDRPLRGKVSWCGHNEQERALTGTWCMPELEKAEQMGYMIQTIHEVWHFRETQVGLFEDYVNTWLKLKTEASGWPTWCDTEEKKQLYMTQFQAKEGIALEYEKIAVNPGQRASAKLMLNSMWGKFGQQVNKLQVKEFIEPQAFCSFMDSDQHDVRYVSCINEQRVEFHHREEALCENISPNLNIFVACFTTCWARLRLYEALELLNERVLYFDTDSVIFVQSPGEAEPVLGDYLGHFTDQLTNRDFITEFCSGGG, encoded by the coding sequence ATGGTTGCCCCAAGTGTTTTCGCTgaacaaataaaatattatgattaTACCAGTCTCTACCCATGGACCAACAAGACCCAGAAGTATCTGGTGGGACATCCTGAAATGATCTATGCCCCGTCACGAGAGAAACCAATTTCCGATTATTTTGGCCTCGCAAAATGCACAGTATTACTACCCTATGGCCTTTTCCACCCTGTATTACCATACAGAACTCATAACAAACTCACGTCTCCTCTGTGCCGCACCTGTGTCGAAGAAAACAGCGACCGTCCTCTCCGTGGGAAAGTTTCTTGGTGTGGCCACAACGAACAGGAGAGAGCATTGACGGGAACATGGTGTATGCCGGAACTAGAAAAAGCGGAACAGATGGGTTACATGATCCAAACCATTCATGAAGTGTGGCATTTCCGAGAAACGCAAGTCGGACTGTTCGAGGATTATGTGAACACTTGGCTCAAATTGAAAACGGAAGCTTCAGGCTGGCCCACATGGTGCGACACAGAGGAAAAGAAACAACTCTACATGACTCAGTTTCAAGCGAAAGAAGGTATTGCCCTAGAGTATGAGAAGATTGCCGTCAATCCTGGTCAGCGGGCTTCGGCCAAACTAATGTTGAACTCTATGTGGGGAAAATTTGGACAGCAAGTGAACAAATTGCAAGTGAAAGAATTCATTGAACCTCAAGCCTTTTGTAGTTTCATGGACTCTGATCAACATGATGTTCGCTATGTCAGCTGCATCAATGAACAAAGAGTGGAATTCCATCATCGCGAGGAAGCGTTATGTGAAAATATCTCCCCCAATCTGAATATCTTCGTGGCCTGTTTCACTACCTGCTGGGCGCGCTTGCGTCTCTATGAAGCTCTAGAACTCTTGAACGAAAGGGTGTTGTATTTTGATACAGACAGTGTGATTTTCGTGCAATCCCCTGGAGAAGCGGAACCAGTGCTGGGCGATTATTTGGGCCATTTTACGGATCAATTAACCAACAGAGATTTCATCACAGAGTTTTGCTCGGGGGGGGGCTAA